GCCGTGGCACTTTGTGAATCAATCGCTTTATTCCCCTTATCCCGTCCTGCATTCAATACGTCGAGTTCTTCTAACTTACCATTAGTCCGATCGAGTCGAATTCTTGCTGACCATCCCTCTTCTTCTTTTTCTGTTTTCTTTTCTTCAATAGTAACAATATAATTATCACGAGCATCTTTGAACTCCATTACTTTACCATTTTTTAGATATGGGGCGAATTTATAAAGGGACTGCATCGTTTTTTGAGCTTCCAGAGACAATCCTTTTAATTCTGTTTCCAGCTTAATAATCGGTTGTTTTGAGCTAAGCTGTATATCCTCGAGCCACACTGAGCGTGAACCAAGCACAATCAAAGTAAAGCCACACGCTAATGATAGGGAAGCGAATAATCGACGGTTTTTCTGCTTTTTCTTACGAATACCTTCCCAAATTTTTGCTTCCAACTGAGGAGTGAAGGGAAGGACATCTAAGTTAGTTGTCCTAAACTCTTGTGCTAATTTTTTATCAAATGAATCTACATCCATGTCTCTCCCCTGCTTTCTAGCATTTGCTTGATTTGTTGGCGGGCTCGCGAAAGCCTTTTCCGTACTGCCTCTTCTTTTATCTGTAGAATAAATGCTATTTCTTTCATTTCTAGCTCTTGGTAATAACGCAAAATAATGACTTGCTGATAATCTGGAGACAGAGACAGCACTAGCTTTCTTAATTCAACGGCTCCGTTTTGCTTAAAAAATATACTTTCGGTATCATCCGTTACCTTACTTTGGGCCTGCTGTTGACTTTGCAAGGTAAGCTTTGAAAAAATCGTCCGAAATGACCAGGAACGGACATACTTTTTCGTTTCATTGATAGCAATCCGATACAACCATGTTTTAGGCTCTGACTCCCCTCTAAAATAATCCCAATTCATATACGCCTTCATAAAGGTTTCTTGTGTAATGTCTTCCGCAATCTTTTGGTCTTTTATCATGAGATACACCATATTTAAAATCTTTGGACCATATTCATGCATAAGAGACTCAAAGATAGTCTCTTTAGACATTGTTAAAGCGATTTCCGCTTTTTCCAATGAATTCACCTGCTTTATGTATTCTTTTTTCTTCTATTAAATTAGATTCTGCTAAACGATTTTTGTGACAATGATTTTTATCGGAATTCCCCTAAAGGTAAAACATGAAAAACCGCCCTCATAGGAGAGCGGTTCACATCGAGCTCAGTCATTTTGGGGTACTAGCGGTACTGTTCTTTAACTCATCTACCTCCAATATAGAGTTAGATCATCAAAGCGAACCGGATACCACAATCTGGGTAATCATTTCATCGTCCACGGCACATCAACCTCCTATAAAGACTGTTGCGCGTTTCTAATTTGTGACCACCGAGCTCGATAAGTATAGTGTAGCCACAATGAACATTTCTATACATAGCTTATCCATTTTTTCTAAACTCGCTCGCTGAAACACCATATTGTTGCTTCCAAGCACGTTGAAACGAGCTGAGGCTACCAAATCCAGCCTCATATGCAATTCGAGTGATATCCCAATCCGTTGAACGTAGTAAATAGGCTGCCTCTTTTATTCGTAAATGTTGCAGGTATTGTCCGGGTGTCATTTTTTTATTCTTTTTAAACTGATGAATAAAATGATATTTGCTACTGCCGGCAATGCCTGCTATTTCTTCAAGTGTTACGGGATGTTTAAATGCTTCGTGCATATAGTCAACTGCTCTTTTGATTCCCGGATATTCATACAAAGAGGTTACCTCAAGCTCCGTGTATGTATTGTTTTTTGAATGAAGGGTAAGAAAGAGTCTAGCTATCTCCCACTCCAGTTCCGTTTGAAGCAATTCATCCATCGGCTCAAACACTGATCGCTGAAAGGCGCGTTGTACGGTTTGTTGAAATAAGGGGACAACCTTCGTAGATAAGCTTGTATATTCAAGTGCATGTCTTGCTCTTACGGGCTGTTCATGCTCCCATACCTGTTGTAGAAAATTACGATGTAGGCCAACTAGCAAAATAGTAGCAGGGCCATATGTAGCAAGATGACGATGTTGTTCATCCGGTTGTACTAACAGTCTTTGCTTAGCTGCTACTCTTTGATATCGTTGATTCCATTGAATCTCTACCTCATTGTCCAGCGGCATACTGACTTGCAGGTAATCGCCATGATCATGTAATTCATCACTTTCCCCCTGTTGTAAGGTAAACAATCGAAAACCACTGTTTTTCCATTCTAAAAGCATATCCATTTATTTATATTTCCTCCACTACAAGAGCTAATAAGAATTTCTAACGTGCCCAATATTCTGATTTTAAAAGACCTTTATATGAGCAGGAATACGACATTATCAATAGGAAATACATACATTTTTACACATTAGTCTAACATAATCAGAAGAATAAAAAAGCGATGATCCATTGATATGTCCTAGTTTATTTGTTTTTCTATTGTATATTTTTTAGCCAAATCTTTATTGTACTCTTTTTAATTATTATTAAAATATACACTTCTCTCTTTTTATAGAAATAACGCCCTCTTTTCGTTTCATTTTGTATTTTTCGCCACTGGTATATACCCTTCCCCATCTATAAGAGTCACCATATAATGCAAAAGATCTACTAAATTTATTAATGAAAGCGGTGATTTATTTGCCCTTTGGCAACAAAATTGTGAATGGAAATTTTGAGACAGGAAGCTTAGTCCCATGGAATTTTTCAAATGTAGCAATTAATAACCTGCAGAGCCACACAGGTTCTTTTAGTGCACTATTTTTTGGAAATACGACTAATAGTGTATTGTATCAGACTGTGCCTGTCACAAGTGGAGAAATTTTTGAATTTTTTCTATCGATCGGAAAAATAGGAAATTTGCCAAGCCCACAAGTAAATATTGCTTTGATTTATTTAAATGCCGCTTCTACTCCTGAAAATATCGGAATCAATATTATTCTTCCGGTAGGTAAACTTCCTAATAACCTGAATAATAACTGGTCTACCATCTACGAAATATCCTCTGTTGTACCTGCAGCAGCTACTCAAGCAATGGTTATTATTCATAAAATCCCTGCTCCATCAACTGCAGATATAGTCGTTGATGATATTGTTTTAGTACAAACAGGGGCAGGGACAATAGGAGGTACGGGGCCTACTGGCGCTACTGGCATTACCGGACCTACTGGTATTACTGGTGCTACTGGCGTTACTGGACCTACTGGTATTACTGGTGCTACTGGCGTTACTGGACCTACTGGTATTACTGGTGCTACTGGTATTACCGGCGCTACTGGTATTACCGGACCTACTGGTATTACTGGCGCTAATGGTATTACCGGACCTACTGGTATTACTGGACCTACTGGTATTACTGGACCTACTGGTATTACTGGCGCTACTGGTATTACTGGCGCTACTGGTATTACTGGCGCTACTGGTATTACTGGCGCTACTGGTATTACTGGCGCTACTGGTATTACTGGCGCTACTGGTATTACTGGCGCTACTGGTATTACTGGTGCTACTGGTATTACTGGTGCTACTGGTATTACTGGTGCTACTGGTATTACCGGACCTACTGGTATTACTGGTGCTACTGGTATTACTGGTGCTACTGGCGTTACCGGACCTACTGGTATTACTGGTGCTACTGGTTCTACCGGCGCTACTGGAGACACTGGCACTACGGGTTCTACCGGCGCTACTGGGGACACTGGCACTACGGGTTCTACCGGTGCTACTGGGGACACTGGCGTTACCGGTGCTACCGGTATTACTGGCGCTACTGGTATTACTGGCACTACTGGTATTACTGGCGCTACTGGTATTACTGGCACTACTGGTATTACTGGCGCTACTGGTATTACCGGACCTACTGGTATTACCGGACCTACTGGTATTACCGGACCTACTGGTATTACTGGTGCTACTGGCGTTACCGGACCTACCGGTATCACTGGCGCTACTGGTATTACTGGCGCTACTGGCATTACCGGACCTACTGGCATTACCGGACCTACTGGCATTACCGGACCTACTGGCATTACCGGACCTACTGGCATTACCGGACCTACTGGCATTACCGGATCTACTGGTATTACTGGCGCTACTGGGGACACTGGACCTACGGGTTCTACCGGCGCTACTGGAGACACTGGCGCTACTGGCATTACCGGACCTACTGGTATTACTGGCGCTACTGGTATTACCGGACCTACTGGTATTACTGGCGCTACTGGCATTACCGGACCTACTGGCATTACCGGACCTACTGGCATTACTGGCGCTACTGGCGCTACTGGGGACACTGGACCTACTGGTTCTACCGGCGCTACCGGTATCACTGGCGCCACTGGTATTACTGGCGTTACCGGACCTACCGGTTCCACTGGTAACACAGGGCCCACCGGACCTACCGGTTCTACTGGTAACACGGGAGCTACAGGACCTATCGGTTCCACTGGTAACACGGGAGCTACAGGACCTACCGGTTCTACTGGTAACACGGGAGCTACCGGTTCCACTGGTAACACAGGACCCACCGGACCTACCGGTTCCACTGGTAACACGGGAGCTACAGGACCTACCGGTTCCACTGGTAACACAGGACCTACCGGACCTACCGGTTCTACTGGTAACACGGGAGCTACAGGACCTACCGGTTCCACTGGTAACACAGGGCCCACCGGACCTACCGGTTCCACTGGTAACACGGGAGCTACAGGACTTACTGGTTCCACTGGTAACACGGGAGCTACAGGACCTACCGGTTCCACTGGTAACACGGGAGCTACAGGACCTACCGGTTCTACTGGTAACACGGGAGCTACAGGACCTATCGGTTCCACTGGTAACACGGGAGCTACAGGACCTACCGGTTCTACTGGTAACATGGGAGCTACCGGTTCCACTGGTAACACAGGACCCACCGGACCTACCGGTTCCACTGGTAACACGGGAGCTACCGGACTTACTGGTTCTACAGGTAACACGGGAGCTACAGGACCTACTGGTTCTTCTGGAAGCTTTTTAAATTTCCAAGTTTCCGAAAACGCACCTAATACCAGCGGCAGTTCCACTATAGTAATAAGTACCACTCAAACCATATTAAAAACCATCACAGTAACAGGAAGTACAGCTACAAGCCGTATCTGGTTAACTGGAATAATTGGTTGGCAAAATGGATCAGGTAATCCAGTAGTCGAATTCCAAGTTCTCCAAGGAACAACAGTCATTTTTAGTATTAATGATCAAAAAACTGGAACAAATGCGTTTGGTTCTACGAGTATAAATCATGTTGATTTAGCCCCTGGAGTTGGTAATGTCACGTACACATTAGTGGCTCAAACTGTTGGTAGCGGCACAGTTACTGCTGTAGGGGGAATTACTTTTACCGGAGCTTTATTGTAGTCATATGTACTCTCTGTGGTCGCTCTTTATAAAGAGTGACCACTTCTCATTGCAAATAATCATTTCACTACGTCAAATATGAAACATCAATCCTGCCACTGAAAAATAAACAGTAATATGAAGCATCGCAATTTATACTACATAACGCGCAATTTTTAGTGTGCGTAATTTCCGTATTCTTTTTATACTTAATTATGATACGTTAGCGCAGGAAATTTAGATGTAGCTAGCAGTTCTCGAAAGGAGTGAATAAATGTGCTTAGACAAACAAACGGTGCTTATGCCGCTACAGGGCTTACGGAAGCCGAACTCATTCAAATAAAAGAGCTTCTACAGGTATGTAATACTCACGATAACATTCAGATAAAATTAAATCTGGATATGCTTACCTGTAGGCCCACTGACCAAATTCAAGATTTTTACTTTGCTATAGATAACCGAATCATTGGGTATCTTGCCTTGTACATTTTTAATACGCAGGAGGTAGAAATCAGCGGGATGGTAGATCCAGCGTATAGACGTAATGGCATATTTTCCTCTTTGCTTCGGCAAGCCTATCCTGAAATCGAACGTCGTCAATTACCCAAGCTAATATTTATGTCTCAGGAAAAATCAGATTCTGGCAAAGCATTTTTAGAATCACTCGGTAGCACTTATTCCTTCTCAGAATACTGGATGGAATTAGAAGCACCGCCTACAGAATTAATTGCACCTTCTCTTTCACTAAGAGAAGCAACGCAAGAAGATCTTCCCCTGCTTGTCCAAATTGATATGGAAGCCTTTGGAGCAACAAAAGAGGATGCAACCAGATATGCCTCAACAGGAGTTGAAGAACCTGATCGGCATCTTATCATGGCCTTTCATAACAGCGAATTTATAGGAAAAACCAGTTATCAAAGAATTGAGAATATGGATTTTATTTACGGCTTTGCGGTCATGCCAGCCCAACAAGGAAAAGGTTTTGGGAGAGAAATTTTGACAAGATTGGTGAACGACTTACTTCAAAAACAATCACCTTCCATCGTCTTGGAGGTGGAAACGAAGAACAAAAGCGCGCTCACACTGTATAACCGTTGTGGTTTTAAAGAAGTAACTGCCAATGATTATTATATCCTGGCCACTTTGCAACTTGGGAGCCTATTTCGTCTTTCGGATAGAGAGGTAGGTGACCAGGAAATGTAAGATTCTACGAATAATCAGGAACGGCAACAGGATAGCTTCCTTTTGCTACCGTTACTTCTAATCCTTGCTTCTCGATTTGATCTCGTAACTCTTTTGGTGTTCCCTCATCAGTGATGAGTAAATGAAAGCTGTTGAGGGGACCTATTTTAGAAAAGGCATCATGTTCCATATTCTCATGAGACGCTAAAATGAAGCGACGTCGAGAAACCTCCAAAACAGCGCGACTAAAACTAGCTTCCTCTGGGGTTGCAGTACTAACACCTTGCAAGCTAATGGCTCCTGCTGTCATAAAACACAGATCAATTGTAAATTGTTTTACCATTTCATTGGCAATAATATCGGAAATCATACCTGTTTTATTAACTTGTCCTCCGATAAGATAAACGTCAGTATTTTCAGATTCACGTAACTGTTCTGCGATTTTAACCGAGTTCGTCACCACTGTTATCGGCATATGTTGAGGTAAATATTTTATCATATGAAAATGCAGGTTCGTTCCACTTAAAAATATTGTATCGTGCTCTTGTATGTAGGATACGGCTGTTTTGGATATAGCAGTGATATGACTAGGTCCATCTTTTATACGTACCGCTGATGGTACAACAGGCTTTCGCACAGCTGATACAGGGATAGCACCTCCATGAGTTTTTTTCAATAATCCCTGTTCTTCCATAATGGATAAATCTCTCCTGATGGAATCAATAGAAACATGAAATTGCTCCGCTAACTCCTTCACCAGCACTCGTTGTGCTTCGTGGAGTATCTCCAGAATCTTTCCTCTTCTCTCTTCAGCAAACATCTCATCGCCTGCCTTCACTATGTAATACTTCCATTTTATTCCGTTATCCGCAAAAAAGTCAATATTTACCTGCAAAAATCTTCTTGTTTATGCTTTTTTAAGCAAAAAAATCAGGATTCCCGAAGAAACCCTGATTTTCTTGTCTGCAATTACATTTGTTGTGATTGGCTTTCCGACATCAAGGATACCGGACGTTGTGGTGTAAATGTAGAGATCGCATGCTTATAAACCAATTGTTGCTTGCCTTCTGTATCAATAACGATTGTGAAGTTGTCAAACGCCTTGATATAGCCTCTCAATTGGAATCCGTTTACCAAATATATGGTAACTGCGATATTTTCTTTTCGTAAATGGTTTAAGAACGTATCTTGAATATTGATCGTCTGTTTCATGGACAATACCCCCTAAAAGGACTTGTAAGTTATATATTCGGCGTGGAATGGAACTTTCCTTCCATCGCACTGGTAATTGTTTCAACCACTTGTTCATATGAATCGGATTCAGTCATATCATACCATTCCAACTGAGGCATCCGCTTAAACCAAGTTAACTGACGCTTAGCAAAATGCCTTGTTCTTTGCTTAATGTCAGCTATTGCCTTATCTAACGTGATCTCTCCATATAGATAAGGAATGAGCTCCTTGTAGCCCAGCCCCTGCATGGCTACCAGATCAGCAGAATACCCTTGATCTAGCAACCTGCGAACTTCTTCTACCAATCCAGCCTCAATCATTAAATCGACTCGTTGATTTACTCTTTCATAGAGCTTCGCCCGATCCATTGTTAAGCCTATAATTTTCAAGTTGTAAGGCGAATAAGCGGCCTGATTTTGAAAATCAGACATACGTTTTCCAGTCAATTCGTATATCTCGATTGCACGTATAACCCGGCGAACATCATTTGGATGTAAGCGATCTGCTGTAATAGGATCATGCTCGCGTAGGCGTCTGTGAAGAGCTTCTACTCCTTCCACATCGGCAAATCGTTGCAATCTCTCTCGCAATTCCTCGTCCTGATCCGCCTCAGAGAATTGATAAGCATGAGTAACCGATTGTATGTAAAGTCCTGTTCCACCAACGATAATAGGCAGATGATTACGCTGATTAATTTGGGTGATTAGCTGTTGGGCCTGCTGCTGAAAGATAGCCACAGAGTATTCCTCATCTGGATTCATGATATCAATCAGATGATGGGGAACAATGGACCGCTCTTCCTCGGTAGCTTTAGCCGTACCTATATCCATGCCACGATAAACCTGCATAGAATCACCAGAGATGATCTCTCCATTAAACTGTTGTGCTAATCGAAGGCTAAGAGCAGTCTTGCCTACTGCCGTAGGGCCTGCAATTACCACTAAATTCTCTTTTTGCCTCATCTCTCACTCCCCTCCAATGCTTCCATATAACTATAAATCACTTGATGTTCACGTTTTCGATAAGGTGTAAAGCCCAATTGCTCGTGCAAGGTACCTGTTGTACCCTCTTTTAAAACGACTCGTCGTTTAGCTACCCGGCGAGCTTGAGCAATCGTTTCCTCCGTCAACACCTTATCATTAGCCAATTGACGCAAGGTAGAAATACCATGTGACTCGAAGACAGCTTGTTGGAACATAGGATCAAAATAAACTACATCAAATGAGTTATCTGGCAATGCTTGAAGCTTGTCAAGGTGATCAACCTGTTCCACCTGTACACGCCGCATCGCTTCGATTAAAGCTGGTGATCCCGTATCCCAATGAGTAAGACCGTCTCGGACAAGTCTCGCAATCATAGGCTCCGATTCAATTCCAACCACTTGCCCTGTTCCACCTGTGGCATAGGCAAATACGATCGCATCTGCCGCCAATCCCATCGTAGCATCAAGCACCTTATCACCTGGTGAAATTTGGCAAACAGAAAGCATAGTATCATTATCGCCGCGTTCTAGCCTCTTTATACGAAAAGACGCTGTATTTGGATGAAAAAAGAAAGCCTGTTGACCCCTCCGTTCCAACCTAGCTCCCTTAGCAGTTACAATTAAAATATCATTCGCCTGGTATTTATCTCTGAGCTTTTCAATCGAAAGCTCTCCACGTGAAACTAGTGGAGCGGAAAAGATAGTAGCCAGTTCCTGCGCATGAGCCAAAACAGACGCCCTTGGCTCATTTCCTGTTGTTACAATCATTTTATCACTCGTTTCCTACTCATACTAAATCCGATCAAATTTGATTCCTATCTCTATGTATGCCTGCCTTGGTTGCTATCCTATTATACTAACAAAAGAAAGCTGACAACAGCAACGAATTTTGATTAGCAATAAGTTTAAAATCATGGTTATTCACGATGTTGCCTCTTTTCCCCTAATCAGCTTCATTATCCATAAAAAGAAGAACATCCCACCGCCTCGTAAGCATACGTTCGAGATGTTCCTCTATACTCATGCCAATGGATGATCAAATTATCTCTACATCACTCGTTTGATTAGTTGTGTTTCTATTAGTTAATTTGACCGCATTAACCGCTTTCTAATGCGATTCTTAACGAATATAGTTAACGTACATTTAGCTGATTTGCTTAAGTGCGTTGTCAATTTGGTTGTCAATGTTGTCAGTTCTCTATCTTCTCTATCCTTGAGCTCATACTACCAGTCTGTGTCACTCATCATACCAACGATCAAAGATTCGCTTTTAATGTGTTGTATTTCTGTATACAACTTTGAATTCACCTTACCCACTTTCTGTTGCTCTGTGAATGTTTGAGAATAGGTCTTGTTACGAATGTAGGTATTCATCCAATTATATATGGACAATTGTCTAGAATGTAGACAGCTAAATATACTAACAGGAAAATCAGATTAAGTTAAGGAGTGGTTGTTTTGGTTTGTTATTATGGCCCTGAAGCCTATGAGAACTGCATGCAGTGGTGCGGATCTGGAGAAAATCCAGGTTTGCATTTTGAATGTCATCACCATTGTTATAAGTATAAAACAAAACCTTGGTGTATAGAACCAATGCCATATGCGCCTTTAATACCTTATGGCATGACTCAACCAGTGCCTTACAGTCCACATCCATATTATGATCCATATTCCAATTTTCCTATGCAACCTCGTTCTCTATGTCCTCCTGAACATGAAAAAGTTCGGGTATGCGATTCTGCAGGTCGTAATTGTCGTTGGGTATGTTTGCCAACATAGTCATTGAGTATTTACCGAGCGACAAGCAAACACCGCCCTTATCGTATGAGTCTGCAGGTTGATAATGAAAAAATCTGGTTTTGAAATCTGACGCCTTTTTATGGCGGTACCAGAGCTATATACAGTTTAATTAACCTGTTTTTTAATTAATAGTTTTCATAAAATTCGCTTCCTTATATCTTAGGAGACGAATTTTATGATTTCATTTCAGCCCTCTATCTTCTCTATCCTTGAACATAGCTCATGCTGCCAGTCTATGTCGTTCGTCATACTGGCGATCAAGGATAGGTTTTTGAGTTTTGCAATCTCCCAAGGTTGGAATGTGTTCCAGTTACCTTGTCGAAGAATATAAAAATTTTGTTGCATAAAAGAAGGTAACTCCTGATCAGAGCTACCTTCTTCCAAAATGTTTAAATGGAGAAACTGACTGTACCATTAATTTCCTTAGTTGAAACTGTCCCTAGGCCCTCAATAAATATAACAAGATTCAATGTACCTTTAATGTAGGCTTTCCCGCCATTTTTCTTGGAGTTCAAATCTACATATGACCTTTTGCTGTTGTGGGTATAAGTGTTCAGTGGATGGAATCCATAGATGGAACTGTCTGTACTGGTACTTGTGATTACACCTTTATCATAAGTGACAGTAACATAGCCTTTAATCCACGAGATATAAGTATCACTTATAATTTCTTCAAATTCTCTAGTTGCATATGCGCCAATGCCAGAATTTTTCTCGATTTTACCAGTAGTGTGTTTATTGTTTTGATCGTCAAGATAGAACAATAAAGCAGCGTATTCATCTACATCGTTAACTTGAATACCTTTGTATCCTTTACTTTTAGAACGGTCAAACTCATCCATATCAACTGTTCCACCATCCCCAAAGTTCGCGTTTGCACGGACTTCCTCATAAGTGCTAAACTCCCCTTTGTATTTGTCGATGTACTTTTGATAATCTTCGTCGATTACGTCTTTAACCGTTAAAACACCTTCGAGCTGAGTTTTGTTTGAGGTTTGTTCAGCGCTTGATACATTATTTGCTGATACGGCTCCTGGTAACGCTGCGGGCAATAATAAACCAACTGCCAAAACTAGACTAAAAAATTTTCTCATGAAATTACCTCCTAAAAAATGTATAATGGAATTCATTGAAACCGAAGGGAGTTGATACCATGTTTTCATTCGGATTCCAAATTTGGACTGGGGTTATCATATGGGTAGTTGTAATCGCGGTAGTCGTTTTGGTAATCAGAAAATATTTAAAAAACAAAAAATAAAAATTCCCAACAATGCAATCCCGCTTGCGAATGCAAAATATTTACATATTATTACTACTATATTATTTAATTGGTAGTAAAGGAATATTTTGTATTTCTGAATTGGAGAGCAAGATATTATAGACGTAACCAAAAAACGGTGGAACCCTTTATTTATGGTTGTTCTGCTTGTTTTTTGGTTTTTTACATTTCCTTGTTATGTTCTAAATGAATGATTAATGGATTGTCCATTATGTCAATTTTTATCTGAAAGCTTACGTATTTTTTTCAGATATTTCGTCAAAGCTTAGTGCTGAGGTGATAAATCAGTGTTTGGGTTAGGAAAAAAAAGGACAAAGCTTGGAAAGTATCTAGATCGACGTGGAATGAAACAGGAGTGGCTTTCTTCGACTTCAAAGGTTAACAGAGATACAATTGGACAACTTTGCTCCAATGATGAAAAGCTACCAACGATGAGAACCGCTAAAAAGATATTGGACGCCATACGCAAAGTAGATCCGACTGTGAAGCAAACCGACTTTTGGGAAATGTAAAATCCCCCGCCAGGTTCTTAATGGTGGGGGTGTTTGCTGTATCCCTGTTCCCACAGGCAATACATTTTATGCAATTGAAAGATACTCTGCTTAGGCTTCTACCCTAATCACATCCTCCACAGGTATCCACCAGAAATCCTCATCATTCTTTAACTTGATCCGGTTAAAC
The nucleotide sequence above comes from Brevibacillus laterosporus LMG 15441. Encoded proteins:
- a CDS encoding sigma-70 family RNA polymerase sigma factor, whose amino-acid sequence is MEKAEIALTMSKETIFESLMHEYGPKILNMVYLMIKDQKIAEDITQETFMKAYMNWDYFRGESEPKTWLYRIAINETKKYVRSWSFRTIFSKLTLQSQQQAQSKVTDDTESIFFKQNGAVELRKLVLSLSPDYQQVIILRYYQELEMKEIAFILQIKEEAVRKRLSRARQQIKQMLESRGETWM
- a CDS encoding class I SAM-dependent methyltransferase, producing MIVTTGNEPRASVLAHAQELATIFSAPLVSRGELSIEKLRDKYQANDILIVTAKGARLERRGQQAFFFHPNTASFRIKRLERGDNDTMLSVCQISPGDKVLDATMGLAADAIVFAYATGGTGQVVGIESEPMIARLVRDGLTHWDTGSPALIEAMRRVQVEQVDHLDKLQALPDNSFDVVYFDPMFQQAVFESHGISTLRQLANDKVLTEETIAQARRVAKRRVVLKEGTTGTLHEQLGFTPYRKREHQVIYSYMEALEGSER
- a CDS encoding AraC family transcriptional regulator, encoding MDMLLEWKNSGFRLFTLQQGESDELHDHGDYLQVSMPLDNEVEIQWNQRYQRVAAKQRLLVQPDEQHRHLATYGPATILLVGLHRNFLQQVWEHEQPVRARHALEYTSLSTKVVPLFQQTVQRAFQRSVFEPMDELLQTELEWEIARLFLTLHSKNNTYTELEVTSLYEYPGIKRAVDYMHEAFKHPVTLEEIAGIAGSSKYHFIHQFKKNKKMTPGQYLQHLRIKEAAYLLRSTDWDITRIAYEAGFGSLSSFQRAWKQQYGVSASEFRKNG
- a CDS encoding NTTRR-F1 domain is translated as MPFGNKIVNGNFETGSLVPWNFSNVAINNLQSHTGSFSALFFGNTTNSVLYQTVPVTSGEIFEFFLSIGKIGNLPSPQVNIALIYLNAASTPENIGINIILPVGKLPNNLNNNWSTIYEISSVVPAAATQAMVIIHKIPAPSTADIVVDDIVLVQTGAGTIGGTGPTGATGITGPTGITGATGVTGPTGITGATGVTGPTGITGATGITGATGITGPTGITGANGITGPTGITGPTGITGPTGITGATGITGATGITGATGITGATGITGATGITGATGITGATGITGATGITGATGITGATGITGPTGITGATGITGATGVTGPTGITGATGSTGATGDTGTTGSTGATGDTGTTGSTGATGDTGVTGATGITGATGITGTTGITGATGITGTTGITGATGITGPTGITGPTGITGPTGITGATGVTGPTGITGATGITGATGITGPTGITGPTGITGPTGITGPTGITGPTGITGSTGITGATGDTGPTGSTGATGDTGATGITGPTGITGATGITGPTGITGATGITGPTGITGPTGITGATGATGDTGPTGSTGATGITGATGITGVTGPTGSTGNTGPTGPTGSTGNTGATGPIGSTGNTGATGPTGSTGNTGATGSTGNTGPTGPTGSTGNTGATGPTGSTGNTGPTGPTGSTGNTGATGPTGSTGNTGPTGPTGSTGNTGATGLTGSTGNTGATGPTGSTGNTGATGPTGSTGNTGATGPIGSTGNTGATGPTGSTGNMGATGSTGNTGPTGPTGSTGNTGATGLTGSTGNTGATGPTGSSGSFLNFQVSENAPNTSGSSTIVISTTQTILKTITVTGSTATSRIWLTGIIGWQNGSGNPVVEFQVLQGTTVIFSINDQKTGTNAFGSTSINHVDLAPGVGNVTYTLVAQTVGSGTVTAVGGITFTGALL
- the hfq gene encoding RNA chaperone Hfq; this encodes MKQTINIQDTFLNHLRKENIAVTIYLVNGFQLRGYIKAFDNFTIVIDTEGKQQLVYKHAISTFTPQRPVSLMSESQSQQM
- a CDS encoding DeoR/GlpR family DNA-binding transcription regulator; this translates as MFAEERRGKILEILHEAQRVLVKELAEQFHVSIDSIRRDLSIMEEQGLLKKTHGGAIPVSAVRKPVVPSAVRIKDGPSHITAISKTAVSYIQEHDTIFLSGTNLHFHMIKYLPQHMPITVVTNSVKIAEQLRESENTDVYLIGGQVNKTGMISDIIANEMVKQFTIDLCFMTAGAISLQGVSTATPEEASFSRAVLEVSRRRFILASHENMEHDAFSKIGPLNSFHLLITDEGTPKELRDQIEKQGLEVTVAKGSYPVAVPDYS
- a CDS encoding GNAT family N-acetyltransferase, encoding MLRQTNGAYAATGLTEAELIQIKELLQVCNTHDNIQIKLNLDMLTCRPTDQIQDFYFAIDNRIIGYLALYIFNTQEVEISGMVDPAYRRNGIFSSLLRQAYPEIERRQLPKLIFMSQEKSDSGKAFLESLGSTYSFSEYWMELEAPPTELIAPSLSLREATQEDLPLLVQIDMEAFGATKEDATRYASTGVEEPDRHLIMAFHNSEFIGKTSYQRIENMDFIYGFAVMPAQQGKGFGREILTRLVNDLLQKQSPSIVLEVETKNKSALTLYNRCGFKEVTANDYYILATLQLGSLFRLSDREVGDQEM
- the miaA gene encoding tRNA (adenosine(37)-N6)-dimethylallyltransferase MiaA — its product is MRQKENLVVIAGPTAVGKTALSLRLAQQFNGEIISGDSMQVYRGMDIGTAKATEEERSIVPHHLIDIMNPDEEYSVAIFQQQAQQLITQINQRNHLPIIVGGTGLYIQSVTHAYQFSEADQDEELRERLQRFADVEGVEALHRRLREHDPITADRLHPNDVRRVIRAIEIYELTGKRMSDFQNQAAYSPYNLKIIGLTMDRAKLYERVNQRVDLMIEAGLVEEVRRLLDQGYSADLVAMQGLGYKELIPYLYGEITLDKAIADIKQRTRHFAKRQLTWFKRMPQLEWYDMTESDSYEQVVETITSAMEGKFHSTPNI
- a CDS encoding XRE family transcriptional regulator, with the protein product MFGLGKKRTKLGKYLDRRGMKQEWLSSTSKVNRDTIGQLCSNDEKLPTMRTAKKILDAIRKVDPTVKQTDFWEM